A window of Nitrospirae bacterium YQR-1 genomic DNA:
ATAATAGATGACCGATACCTGACGTATATTAGTTCCGTGTTTTCTTGCTGCATAGTCGGCTCGTTTGACTAACTCTGTTTTTTCATCCGCCCTGACTGCAGACGGTGGTTTAATTATCTGAAAATCAATTATAGGTTTTGTCCTCGTAAGGTTAATTGTCACATCTTTTGGCTCTCTGCCTTTCACTGCATGGCTTAAGCCTTTTGCCGCCTCTAAAAGGGAGCCTCTGCTTAGATCATTTGTGAAGGCATAGCAACTCCTGTCTCGGCTAATCACCCTGATGCCGGCACCGGTATCATTGCCAACAAAAAACTTCTCTATATTGCCGTCCTCAAGGGAGATGGAAAGGGGGGTTTTGGACTCAAAAAAAACATCGCAGTAATCCCCTCCGCTGCTCAATGCCGCCCTTATCAGATCACTGCAAAGTTCCTCTTTTAACATTAAACCGCCTCCTTTGGCTTTTTTGCCGTCTTTTAGACTATATTATATATAGGTATTTTTTTAGAATACTTAATTATACATAAAAACAGAGAGTTTATTCACATAAAGGAGAGGTTTAATGGCAAACATAGGAATTATAGGCGGAAGCGGCATATATGAGATGAAGGGACTGCAAAAGGTAAAAGATATTCCACTTGAGACCCCTTTCGGTAAACCCTCGGATTCTTTCAAGATTGTGAAAATAGGCGGTAAAGACGTGGTCTTTTTACCAAGACACAATTCAACACACAACATCCCGCCTCATATGATTAACTATCGGGCTAACATATGGGGAATGAAAAAACTGGGTGTTAAAACCATAATAGCCACAGGGTCGGTGGGCTCTGTAAGCCCAATTCTGACCCCGGGTGACCTGGTGCTGCCGGATCAGATCATAGATATGACTAAAAACCGTCCTACCACGTTCTTTGATGAGGAGGCGGTCTATCACGTAGATTTCACCGAACCCTACTGTCCGGCACTTAGGGAATTCATCTTAAAGAATGCATCACTTTGTAGCGTACCGGTTTATCCGCGCAGCACATACGTCTGCACTGAGGGACCACGTTTTGAAACCAGGGCTGAAATCAAACTCTACGGGCAAATAGGCTCCGACATAGTAGGGATGACTCAAATGCCGGAGGCTGTTTTAGCAAGAGAACTTGAATTATGCTATGCTGTGATTGCCACTGTTACTAACTATGCGGCAGGTATCAGCAAGGAAAAACTCACCACTACCGAGGTGATTGATGCTGTTAAGAAGGTATCTCAGAAACTGAACAATCTATTGTTTCAGGTGGTGTCTGAAATCGGAGAGCTTTATGGCTGCTCATGCAAAAATACATTAAAAGATGCTAAGTTATAATTTTTTGTTGAACAACAGCTGCAACTTGGTATTACTAAGGGAGAGGCTTGCTCTAAAGCAGGATGAGAAAACCCCTGTTCACTCAACTGTCCGATTACATAGTTACTCAGCAAAAATCCCTTTTCAGTTAGTTTTATTACCCGGCCGTCTGTTTCAATGAGCCCCGCACTTATCAGCTCCGCAGCCTCTGCCGGAATCTTATCAAACCTTACCCCATAACACATTCTGAGTCCTAAAAAAATTCTCTCCATCTGCGCCTGCCCACCGGTTACTATGTATTTTTCTTCAACCGGTAGTGTTCCATTATTAACGGACTCTGTATATGTGCGTACATTTGCCGCATTTGAATATCTTGTTGTTAAGCAACAGCCGTTTATCGCAACGTGTGAGTGTGCCGCAGCACCCAGCCCGGTATAAAGCCCCCGACTCCAATAATTTAAATTATGCAGGCACTGCCTCTCTTTAAGTGCATAGTTTGATATCTCATAGTGGTCAAAACCGGTTGCCGTTAGTGTTTCCGTCAAAAACTCATACATCTCTATGATTGTCTCCTCATCCAAAAGACTGACATCGCCGGCCCTCAGCTCCGCCCACAGCGGCGTGTGCTCCTCAGGAGTTAACTCATATGCCGATATGTGGGTGGGGTTAAAGCTAAGAGCCTCATACACGGTGTCCTTCCACATACCCACACTCTGCCCCGGTATTGCATACATCAGGTCCAGTGAAACATTTGAATAAATATCTTTAAGCTCACGCATTGCCTCCCTTGCCTCATTGCCGCTGTGTAGCCTGCCCAGGGATTTCAGTATCTTATCATTAAACGATTGCACTCCAAGGCTTATCCGGTTTACACCTGAGAGCCTTAACCACTCAGTCATGCCATGAGCACTGTGTTTTAAAGTTACAGGGTTTGCCTCAACTGTGATTTCAGAGTCGGGGTGGAAATCAAAGTTATCATAAAGCGTGCTCATTATGGCTGAAAATGAGCCTTTTGACATAACCGTGGGCGTACCTCCGCCAAAGTACAGTGTCCTGATTTTTGATATTTCACTACGGCGCATCTGTATTTCCCTTAGCAGGGCACTAACATATGCCGTTTCCAACCCTGTACTATATGGGATGGAATAAAAATCGCAGTATCTGCATTTTTTCAGACAAAAAGGTATATGTATATATATATAACTCTCTTTAGTTTCCATTTTAGTTAAATTGCCAAAAAATACTTGCTCATGCTACAGTATATACCAAAACAGGGTTGTTACGTAAGGAAAAATTATGGAATTTAAATTTCTCGATTATTCGGATTTTTTTTATCAGACCACTCATAAGATGGCAACTCCACAGGAGCGCACCGGTAAGTTTGTCCAGTTGACAAATGAAACCACCGAGTTTGTGGTGTTCTCTCCTAAGGACTACACCACCTATCATGCCGACATATTAGTGATTTTCTGTAAGCAGCAGGATATAGCATACACTCATAATGCGGCTGATAAGTACCTTGAAATAGAGGATACAAGGTGGAAAGTGGTGGGGGGCGGCATGTGGAAAGTTGATGAGAGAGACAGGCTTTTGGCACTTTGGGGGGCGTCTCAGGCATACGGTAATTTTAATCCTGACGGCCTGGCGGACAGACTAGGCACTGCCGGCATCTTTGCCGGATACACCATTCAGATTAACGGTAAGTGATTGTATGTATCCCCGGCGATGAAAAAAAAACTCATCATTTCAATTCTTGTAAGCACAATGCTGTTTTTTGCATACTTTTACATCGAACTGCGTATGCCGGTTAAGTTTGCAGACAAGGAAGTTGAGATTTTCATTGCAAAGGGGACTTCTTTCAGGGGGGCGGTCAATAAACTTGTTAAAAACGGTGTACTAAGAAAATTTTCACTGATTTATTTTGCCGGTAAATTTAAGGGCTTTGACAGACGCATTAATGCGGGCTTCTACAAGTTTGAAAGCGGCATGTCACCTCTTTCTGTAATAGACACATTAGGGATGGGAGAGACGGTTAAAATAAAAATCTGCATTGTCCCAGGTGAGACCCTGGCGGATGTATCCCGTAAGTTTGGTGAGGTGAATAAAACAGAGACAGTAACAGAGAAAGATGAACTGACTGAGGACTTTTTAAAACACACAAAGGACATAACATTCATTAGCAGCTTAAGCGTAAAAGCACCGTCTCTTGAGGGCTATTTGTATCCTGACACATATGTCATAGAAAAGGGGATTTCATCCTCAGAGGCAATAAATACTATGGTGAGCAATCTGAGAAAACACTACCCGCCGGACTTTAAAAATAAGGCTTCAGCTCTGGGAATGACAGAAAATCAGGTGCTGACTTTGGCCTCCATAATAGAGAAAGAGGCAAAGGTTGACAGCGAGCGTGTTTTGATTTCAGCAGTTTATCATAACAGATTAAGGTTGCAGATGCAGCTTCAGGCCGACCCAACGGCCATATATGGAGTGAAGAGTTACAAGGAGGGGGTCACTAAAAACGATTTAAAAAATGTAACCCCCTATAATACATATAAAATTTACGGGCTTCCGCCCGGGCCGATTGCCATGCCGCATCAGAAATCAATCGTGGCGGCCCTTGAGCCGGCCGCTGTACCATACCTGTATTTTGTAGCAAAAGGAGACGGCACTCACAGGTTTTCGGAGACCTATGATGAACATCTTACGAATGTTGGAAAATACAGAAACACCACCGTGAAAGCGGCTGTTGAAGAAAAGCCGCCGCACCCTGTTAAAATGACAAAAAAGGGGAAATCCGGCGAAGGTCATAGCAAGAAACACCGGGGCAGAAAGAAACAATGATATCAAAGAGAGCAAAAACACGACAGATAAAGCTGTCAAACGTGGCTGTAGGGGGCGATGCCCACATAACGGTGCAGTCAATGACAAAGACCAAAACAGACGATATTAAGAGTACCGTATATCAGATTAACTCCCTTGAGATAGCCGGCTGTGAGCTAATACGTCTTGCCGTACCCAATATGGAAGCGGCACGTTGTCTGGGGAAAATAAAGGAGCAAATCCACATTCCGATGATAGCCGATATACATTTTGACTGGAAGCTGGCACTGGAGGCGGTGGCGCAGGGTGTGGACGGTCTCAGGATAAACCCCGGCAATATAGGCCCCCTGTGGAAGGTTCAAGAGGTGGTTGCAGCGTGTAAGGACAGAGGGGTGCCGATAAGAATAGGAGTAAACGGCGGGTCACTTCAAAAAGACATATTGTCTAAGTATGGGCATCCAACACCGGAGGCGATAGTGGAAAGCGCCGAGCGCCATATCGGAATACTTGAAAATCTGGACTTTAAGGAGATAAAAGTATCCCTTAAGGCCTCAAACGTGCCTATAACAATAGAGGCATACCGGCTCTTTAGCAGCCGCCACGATTATCCCCTGCACATAGGAATATCTGAGGCGGGGATACCGGAGACGGGAATAATAAAAAGTGCGGCCGGCCTGGGCTCCCTGTTGTATGACGGGATAGGGGATACGATGAGAGTGTCTCTGACAAGTGAGCCTGAATTGGAAGTAAACGTGGCTTATGAGATACTAAAATCCCTCGGAATACGGCAAAAGGGTATCAACTTTATATCGTGCCCAACGTGTGGCCGCACGCGTGTTAATCTGGTAAAACTTGCACATGAGGCCGCACAGCGGCTTAAGACAGTGCAAAGCACCGTAACTGTGGCGATAATGGGCTGTGAGGTCAACGGCCCGGGTGAAGCCAAAGAGGCGGACTATGGCATAGCAGGTGGCGGCGGTGAGGGACTGCTGTTTAAAAAGGGCACCGTCGTAAGAAAGGTAAAAGAAGCCGACTTAATCAGCGCTTTAGTTGATTTAATAAATGAAGAGCTACAGGAAGAGAAGACAAGAAAGGGTTAGAAGAACGATTCCCCAAAACCCCCGGTTTATAGTATGTGTCTGGGCAGCTGAAGTCTTATACCAAGTAGCAGTCATTCGATTAACTTTGTTGGCTTGTTCGAAAGCTCCCAGCCGCCTCGTTACTCTTTTGACTGCTACTTGGTATAAACAATTATTTTATGTTAAATTATAGGTAGCATAGAAGGTAAAAAGGTGAGAAAGATAATAGTGATAGAGGATGAAAAGGACATAGCGGAGTTGCTGTCCTATAATTTAAAAAAAGAGGGATTTAGTGTAATCGTTTATCATAACGGCACAGACGGGCTTAAGGCTATAAACAATGGTGCTTTTGATTTAATCATATTGGATTTGATGCTTCCTGGCACCAATGGAATGGAAATCTGCAGGACAGTTAAGGCGTCAAAGAAAACGGCGGCGGTTCCTATAATAATGTTGACGGCCAAGTCTGAGGAATCTGATAAAGTTGCAGGGCTTGAATCCGGAGCGGATGACTATTTAACAAAGCCATTTAGCTTAAGAGAGCTGACAGCGCGTATAAAAGCGGTGCTCAGAAGAAGCAGCGATGAAGAGATTACAGAGAAAACTCTTGAAGTAGGTAATCTTCAAATAGACATGGAAATGTATTCAGTTGCCAAAAATGGAAGGATTTTGAAATTAAGTCCCACAGAGTTTAAACTCTTGCTTCATTTGATAAAGAAAAGGGGCAAGGTGCAGACCCGGGAGATGCTCCTTGATGCCGTGTGGCGTGATGAGGCATACGTTGAGCCCAGAACTGTTGACGTTCACATCAGAAGACTCAGAGCGCAGATTGAGGACAACACCAGTCGTCCTGCCTACATAAAAACCCGCAGAGGCATCGGCTATTATTTTGAGGAAGGTGTATGATTACAGCCGGTAAGCGCCTCTGTCTTCGCATCATAACTGTTTGTGCCATCATGGTTGTCTCTGCAACGTTGTTTTATTTAATTGCCTTATCAGTTGTTAAAAACACTCTTTATGATAAT
This region includes:
- the mtnP gene encoding S-methyl-5'-thioadenosine phosphorylase, yielding MANIGIIGGSGIYEMKGLQKVKDIPLETPFGKPSDSFKIVKIGGKDVVFLPRHNSTHNIPPHMINYRANIWGMKKLGVKTIIATGSVGSVSPILTPGDLVLPDQIIDMTKNRPTTFFDEEAVYHVDFTEPYCPALREFILKNASLCSVPVYPRSTYVCTEGPRFETRAEIKLYGQIGSDIVGMTQMPEAVLARELELCYAVIATVTNYAAGISKEKLTTTEVIDAVKKVSQKLNNLLFQVVSEIGELYGCSCKNTLKDAKL
- the hemW gene encoding radical SAM family heme chaperone HemW translates to METKESYIYIHIPFCLKKCRYCDFYSIPYSTGLETAYVSALLREIQMRRSEISKIRTLYFGGGTPTVMSKGSFSAIMSTLYDNFDFHPDSEITVEANPVTLKHSAHGMTEWLRLSGVNRISLGVQSFNDKILKSLGRLHSGNEAREAMRELKDIYSNVSLDLMYAIPGQSVGMWKDTVYEALSFNPTHISAYELTPEEHTPLWAELRAGDVSLLDEETIIEMYEFLTETLTATGFDHYEISNYALKERQCLHNLNYWSRGLYTGLGAAAHSHVAINGCCLTTRYSNAANVRTYTESVNNGTLPVEEKYIVTGGQAQMERIFLGLRMCYGVRFDKIPAEAAELISAGLIETDGRVIKLTEKGFLLSNYVIGQLSEQGFSHPALEQASPLVIPSCSCCSTKNYNLASFNVFLHEQP
- the mltG gene encoding endolytic transglycosylase MltG codes for the protein MKKKLIISILVSTMLFFAYFYIELRMPVKFADKEVEIFIAKGTSFRGAVNKLVKNGVLRKFSLIYFAGKFKGFDRRINAGFYKFESGMSPLSVIDTLGMGETVKIKICIVPGETLADVSRKFGEVNKTETVTEKDELTEDFLKHTKDITFISSLSVKAPSLEGYLYPDTYVIEKGISSSEAINTMVSNLRKHYPPDFKNKASALGMTENQVLTLASIIEKEAKVDSERVLISAVYHNRLRLQMQLQADPTAIYGVKSYKEGVTKNDLKNVTPYNTYKIYGLPPGPIAMPHQKSIVAALEPAAVPYLYFVAKGDGTHRFSETYDEHLTNVGKYRNTTVKAAVEEKPPHPVKMTKKGKSGEGHSKKHRGRKKQ
- the ispG gene encoding flavodoxin-dependent (E)-4-hydroxy-3-methylbut-2-enyl-diphosphate synthase; translated protein: MISKRAKTRQIKLSNVAVGGDAHITVQSMTKTKTDDIKSTVYQINSLEIAGCELIRLAVPNMEAARCLGKIKEQIHIPMIADIHFDWKLALEAVAQGVDGLRINPGNIGPLWKVQEVVAACKDRGVPIRIGVNGGSLQKDILSKYGHPTPEAIVESAERHIGILENLDFKEIKVSLKASNVPITIEAYRLFSSRHDYPLHIGISEAGIPETGIIKSAAGLGSLLYDGIGDTMRVSLTSEPELEVNVAYEILKSLGIRQKGINFISCPTCGRTRVNLVKLAHEAAQRLKTVQSTVTVAIMGCEVNGPGEAKEADYGIAGGGGEGLLFKKGTVVRKVKEADLISALVDLINEELQEEKTRKG
- a CDS encoding response regulator transcription factor, whose product is MRKIIVIEDEKDIAELLSYNLKKEGFSVIVYHNGTDGLKAINNGAFDLIILDLMLPGTNGMEICRTVKASKKTAAVPIIMLTAKSEESDKVAGLESGADDYLTKPFSLRELTARIKAVLRRSSDEEITEKTLEVGNLQIDMEMYSVAKNGRILKLSPTEFKLLLHLIKKRGKVQTREMLLDAVWRDEAYVEPRTVDVHIRRLRAQIEDNTSRPAYIKTRRGIGYYFEEGV